ctgagttgcttatcccCTTgccattgcagaggctggctttgaactcgcagtcatcctgtctcagcctccagagctgctggcatTATAGGTGTGCCCTACCTCGCCCAGCTGATTTTGAATTTAGTGCTTAATTTATGGTTGACCACTCATCTGTCTTGCctgaaataaaactaaacttCCAGGTATAACAAAATAATGACTAGTCTTCCCCCCCCcaggtattggagattgaacctgggaccttgcacatgctaggcaagagttctaccactgagctactctctttatttttttttaaattttattattttttaaagataatttttaatattttttaaggtggacacaatacctttattttatattattttattaatgtggtgctgaggatcgaacccagtgcctcatgcatgctaggcgacagctctacctctgagctacaaccccagccttactgtctttattttgaagaagtgacttgctaagttgcccaggctggactagATAGAACCTACCAgcttcccgagtagctgggattacaagtttgtACCACTGCACCCACATTTTTACTATGTCATCTAAAAGTACTTTATTTAGTATCACCCAAATAATCTGCATTAGAGCCTGGTAATGCCAACCCAGCCCATATCTCAAGTTCTAAGACACATCTGCCATGTTAGACCCTACcatagagaaaaaaaggaagagagcaaTGAGAGAGCTTAAGGCACTTACTGGCAAAAGACATGATGCCCCCGAAGCCCTCGGTGCTGTTGTTGGAGATGGTGGAGTTGGGGGAGCTTGCTCGGGAGTCTGACTCTGCTTCGGAGTCACTTGCCAGTTTCAAGCTGTTGGGCCGCAGCAGCTTTTGAGCCCTTGAATGCACAGCGGCACCTATGAGCCCCAGGCAGCGGTACCTAATCTTGGGAGTGTGGTCCTTACACTACACTGCAGTCACTGCTTCCTTCCCACAGCTAAGCCCCTAGATCAAAGAACCACCCTTTAGGGATGGCAGAACCATGAGAGCATTTAGACTCTCAGACTCTCTGATTAACCCTTGCCCAGGGTCCACTGGAGTGAGGTCCTTCAGTCACCCATCTAGAAGGAATCCCCAGGCTCTCACCGATTGCCATTGACATGTTGGCTGAATCGGGGAGTGTAACTTTCCCCCTGCTCATCATCATCTTCCTCAGGGGGAAAGCCATACTGGGGCTCGAAGTATGGATTGTCATAGGTTCGCCGGCGCACTGACCCCTCTCCAATCTCTGTCTGGCGTCTGTCCGTGTTCGATTTGCCAATGCTGGGAGGCACGGTAGGGAGGGGCTTGGAGACCCCTACTGCTGCCTTATCATCCATCTCTGTAGACTCAGCAGGTTCCTAAGGgccatattaaatttaaaaatatggtcaCATGGTGCCTAGTGATGCCTTCCCTTATTCTTAGTCTGGCAGGGCCAGGCCAGGTCTATCCCATTCCCAGCCTATAGAATGTGTGGGAAAAAATCTCTGTGGCACCCTGTTCTCTGTCCCCATAAACTGTACCACGGGCATCTTTGCTGCACCCTGAACAAAGCCCAGTGACTTCCCTCTGGGGTCAAAACTATATCTCAGAGGCTCTAAAGTCATAGGGCCTCTGAAGAGGAAGATGGGAAGAGTGTGAGAAAAGGCAAATTCACAGCTAAAGCATGACATTCCTAACAGAGACAAGACCCACACTCCCACCCACAGTTCTCATCCACCCACCCCTCCTCATGCTCACGTACAGAGCTGGCTCCATGGACCACAGTGCTAGGGCTGCTGCAGGCAGTGGTGCTGGAGCTGGAGCGTTCTGGGGGGTTTTCCTGAGAGTTCTCACTGTCTGGGCCAGGCTCCTCTGATTCCTTTTGGTTCTGCAGGTCATCAATCTCCACCTCACTGGCATCCCCAAGTGCTGCATGCGTCAGAGGGTCCACATCTGCCAGAACCCAAGGGAGACAGGTATAGTTCATCTCATCCCCAAGCCTAATCCCTGTTTAGAGCAGGCCAATCTCACCAAAGCACACTTACTGGGAGTATCACCATTGATGTCACATTTCATCATTTCACTGACAAAGTCACCCAGGGAGGAGTAAGAAGAGCTTGAGTCATCATAATCCATACTATCGCTGCCACTGCAGAGTgaaggacattaaaaaaaaaaaaaaaaaaaaaaaaaaaccagaaagggATAGGGGAAAAATATCTGCAATCagaatttggaaaaacaaaaatggagcACACTTTAACTCAAGTTCAGGAATAAGATAAAATAAGGAAGCCAAGAAAAACAATCaaccaaaataaaataccagGCTTCGAAGACTTGACTCTTAACTCCTAAGAGGTTTTGCCTCCCACTATGTGCTGTGGAGAAGGGCTAATAAGAGGGACTGCTCACCTGTCATCAGTGGGGTCAGAGTCAGAGTCACGCTCTGGTGGTACAGTCAGTGCCTCAGCCAGCTGGGAGTTGCTATCATAGACTCGATAGTGGATGGGCTGCAGCTGGTGGGCATACCACTTTGGCTTGTCACCAATCAGGGCTGGATCAAACATATCTacccaaggaagaaaaagaatagttGGGAGCAAGGGGTAAAAGGCaagtaaacacacaaaaaaggaaaaagtctaAAGCAAAACAAGAatggaaggctggggttgtggctcagaggtaaagcgctcgcttagcatgtatgaggccctgggttcgatccttagcaccacataaaaataaataaataaaataaaggtattgtgtccgactacaactaaaaaataaatatttaaaaaaaaaaaaaaaaaaaaaaaacaagaatggagccaagcatggtggcacatgcctgtaatcccagcagctcaggaggctaagacaggaggatcatgagttcaaagccagcctcaggaaaatcgaggtgctaagcaactcagtgagaccctgtctctaaataaaatacaaaatagggatggggatgtggctcagtggtccagtgcccctgagttcaatccctgggacctcccacctcaaaaaaaaaaaaaaaccaggaatgGAAGGGACAGGTAAAGATTAGTAAAGAACAAGCTAAAAGAAGGGCCATCAGGAGCTCAAAGATAGAAGGTGGAGCAGAACAGAGGGCAGGTGAACTCACTGTTGTGAATTCGCTGAAAGGCGTAATTGGTGGGGTTTAGGATCCATTCTCCAAAGTACTCCACAGCCTGAGTCCTGGCCAGTTTCTCAGCAAAGGGAGTCTGCCTGGGACGTGAGGCTAAAAAGGAACCAGCTTGGAAAGCTACCACAGGCCGAGGAAATAGTCTCAGGGTACGGGTGTGCATCTGAAAGCCCTGCAGCATGTTGGCAGAGTTGAAGAACCGTACCATGGCCACTCTGGGGAAGAAGATGACGCTGAGATAAGCTGAGAACCATACCCTGTAAAGTGAGGACTCCACAATCCATGGTGTTAACCACCTCCCAAAGCCATTCTTCAACAGATTTCCAACATCCAAGGTAGAGATatctttcatctattttgttttgttttgttttgttccactTTGCCTTACAGGGATTGAACAAGGGgcctaccattaagctacatccccagccctttttttctattttgagacagggtgttgttaaattgcccagcctggccttaaattcatgatcctctaacctcagcctcccaagccactggaattataggtgtacatCATCAAGCCTAGCTTGGAAGAGATTTAGAGAATCattggtctttttctttctctctctctctctctctttctctctctcttttttttttttttttggtaccagggatggaacccagggggtgcttaaccactgaggtatacccccagccctttatttatttgtctattttgagatagggtcttgctaagttgctgaagctggctctgaacttgcaatcatactgccttagcctccagagctactatattataggcatgtgccatcacgccCTGTGGTCTTTTTCTTTATGCTCAAAAAGGTGATAAACTATTCTCTTTGCTTTTGCTAAGGtggaaaatataacaaaatatcaaacaCATTTTATACATAAAGAAACTCTGGCTATGGGAAGTAGCTAGCCCCAAACCCAAGAGAGCAAAGAAACCAATTTAAGAACTCAGGATTTCTTTAGTTTGCTTGGTCTTACCTGGTTGCAACATCCACTGAATCCACATCATTGCCATAAATGAGCGGGTTGAATTCAGTGGAAGGTGTGGACTGCAGGTCATTAGAAGGCCTTCCCAAGAGAAGTGGGATCTCCTGGCCTTCATGAAATTTCTCCAGATTGAGGATGGGCTGGGTATTGAGACTCATGCTGGCTAGGGCCTGAGGAACAACAAAAAACTCCTCATATAAGGTATCTGGGCAGTTAGCCAATCTCAACTCTAGGAAAGAGCATTCTTAAAGTCTTCTACATCACACTTTCTGACCAAAAAGTTCTCAACAGAGAACTGTGCTCTGCAAATCACAGACAATTCATTTCAGAGCCTTCATCTTTGAAAAAAGATTCCAAATATTTTAGTCTTTAGAATACTGCCTGAATTATTAAGCCTGAATATTGCTCTCAATCAACCTAGCTCAAGACAACTTGATCAAATCTGAcaatagttttctatttttattttttaatgaacagtttttcaaattgaaatcTATATGGAAGcataactgaaatttaaaaatttaaaagtttctctgggctggggatgtggctcaagcagtagcgcgctcgcctggcatgcgtgcggcccgggttcgatcctcagcaccacataccaacaaaagatgttgtgtccgctgagaactaaaaaataaatactaaaaaaaaaattaaaagtttctctGAAGGAACCAGAGCTTCATGTATGCAGTGTACCCAGTTGAAATCAGCCCCTAGAAGGCTCCATGGGGCAATTTGAAAACCACTGGTCTAGAtcaataatgctttttaaaagttagtGAGCACAGGAATCACCTAGGatgttgttaaaatgcagattctaattttgtatgtttgggaTGGTTCtgaggtttggtttggtttttgttttgttttcagtactagggattgaacctaggtgtgctttatcactgagctacatcccagccctttttattttttgtttcgaaacaggattttgctaagttgcccaggctggcctccaattgtgattcttctgcttcagcttcccaagtaactGGGTTTACAGGCGATGCTAATGCTTCTGTCCATGGACCACACTTTTGAGAAGCAGTGGTCAGAATACAAAAATCCATGAGCTCAAGGATCTTAGTTCCTATAAACATTTAAAGTAATAAATTGACATAATTTCTTATATCAACTTCTCCATCTCATCAGTCATACTTAAGCAATTATCAATAATGAAAACACAGTAAATGAAGACAGCTAGAAGtttctgaacttgcaatcctaccagACTCTGCAGCAAGGTATCATATTACATCAGCAGTGATGAAGCAAGGGAGAGTGACAAGGATACAAAATGACCCATTTAAACTCAAACATATACCATCTAGAGAAACTACTGAGTACTTCAGACAACACAGGAAAAAAGATTTCTAAAGACCTTTCAAAAGAGAgtggaattaataaaaataaacacagtgcTAGCTACTGCTTGTCCTATATAACACATACAGCAGGGGAAGGGAATGTAGCCTTATTGTGTTTTACCTCCAGGTACTGTTTGGCAtgcagaaggaagagaagaaaatcaaccAATGAAAAACAGATGTAAGGGATTActcaaagaaagaatttttttggagggggaagaggtgctggagattgaatccagattGAGTgatttaccactcagctacatcccagaacattttttttattttttcctattttgagacaggaactcattaagttgctaagactggccttgacttatagtccttctgccttagcctcctgagttgctagaattacaggtatgcatcaccacactcccctccaaaaaagaaatttttgaggAAAGGATTCTATAAGGACTATAGGATCAATTCAAGAAGACAGTATAAAAGGAGCCCAACGGTCCAAGCCTGATGGTCCAAACTGCAAACTCCCATCTTAGAAAATTGAGAGAATGCTCCAAGGCCATAAAGAATGGCAGACATGACAAGAAATAGAacgtaaaaattattttatacagcATCATACAGTGACAAGGCATACAACAAATTAGAAGGAATCCTTTTGAGATTCACCCCTGCCATGCAAAATTGGATATACCTCTTCTTGAACCCAACAGAGGCAAAGAAAATCTACTTTGTAAAGTAGTGAAAATCTACTTTGTAAAGTCTAAAATGAAACAGGGTCTTAGAATAGCTGCCTTCCTACAACAACCCCAGGGCATCTATTACTCCCTTTCCTTTCATTCACTCTTTACCTACCtgctttaaatgttttttcaGCTCTAATGATTCTGGCTCTGGCAGGATGGGGAGCAATTCTGCATTGGTTGGGGTGATCACCTGtatcagagaaaagataaaaGCAAGACCTTAGAATAACTAATCAGAAGTTTCACTTCCATAAGGGTAAAGAAGATAATAGGAAGATTTTATGTGTATAATATTATCacatgttacacacacacacacatctgaaaaaaatatatacctaaaTGTTATTGGTGACTAGATAATAAGGTtacagttcttatttttttctcttcatgtatttttgttttccaatgaACACTTATAAagtttttctaaagttttaatGTACTCATGCtgcaaaatgtaaatataatgtttttttaagtCTGCCCTGAAAGGGCCATTTCTTACTGGAAATCATATCCCAGGAAAAGCATCAGGAGATCTACACCATATAATGATACTTGGGCCAGGGCtctatctcagtggcagagcacttgccaagcacgtgtgaggcactgggttcaatctccagcaccacataaagataaacaagtaaaataaaggcatgctgtccatctacaactacaaaaaaaaaaaaaaagctcttagaGAATGCTGGAAGAGCACTTAGTTCTGGCAAAACTAAATCCTTTAAATCTAACCATGGGCCTATCCTGACAATAAATAAAAGCAGCATGAGTAAAAGTTGTTTTAACGAGTATCACAACAGAAACACCTAGAAAAACGGGTATCACAGGATTGGGTCTAGAACCTAATCTTATTCTACAATGCCTCAGCCAGAACCTTACCCTATTGCTGTCCAGATCCACTAGCCATACGTCATCAGGCATTTTGAAGTCTAGTTTGTAGAGGAAGAAGCTGGCAGGGACCCCAATGATGTAGGGGGTTGGGGCCAACAGCAGCTGTAGAAAGGATAAGAAGATAAGAATCAAAGTTCAAACCTATTATGAGCACTTATCAAGTCAGGATTTTTCTAGATAAGGAAATATAGACTCAAAATCCTGTTTTCAAAACCCTTAAGctggtctggggttgtgactcaatggtagagcgcttgcctagcatgtgtgaggcactgggttcaattctcagcaccgcatataaataaatgaataaaataaaggttcaccaacatctaaaaaattaaaaataaaaaacccctTAAGctagttgtattttaaaattcagaacttttcagattttagaaaggCAAAACAAcgtattttctgtttattatgtTATACCTACAGCAGTGTAGCCGATAGTCTATAATCATTAACTGTGATtatggaattttttcttttttgcagtaatggggatcaaatacagggccttgtgcatgctaggcaagtgctctaccactgagctacatccccagcctttaactctgattttaaagagaagaaataaagaaattataaatagcaCAGGTTTTGTCACTAAGTCAGTTTAAATCCATCAGTCATAGACAAATAAATTATAAGAGATTGAGGACCAGTATTGACTGACAGCTTCTTTGGGCATTGATACAGGTTACAAAGCTAGAAGACACCTTGAGACTCACCTGCTCTGCCGATGCCATGCAGGTGGGAAGCAGTGGGATGACAGGAAACATGTACTCTAGGGGGTAGATCATTGCCACAAATGCCATCACAGACATAGAGAGAGCATTGTAGTCTCGGGACTGTAGCACCACCTGCAACAGCCACACCAGCAGAGTCATCAACAGCATAAAATCAGGTTGACAAGCTTTTGTAGCTTTCAATACTACAATTTAATTCTCTCACCACGTCTATAGCTGCAGCTTAGCTTCCACAATCATCTCTGTCCCATGTGCTACTGTGTCTGCCACCTCCCTAACTAAGCACTGAAGTAACCTTTACTAGAATCATTACCTTCCTAGTTCTTTTGCTCCCTCCCTATCCCAAAAGTGGAACAGGACTACTGATATTTCCTGAGAATTAAGTCAGTGTAATTAAGGATAATTCAACTGAGTGACAAGCCTCTGAAAACACCCTACATGATACCAGTACCTTAATTCAACCCATATCTAATGAATACCTGCCATACATCTGGCATTGTTATTCctagaaatgaaaagatgaaaatatcaGTCCCTGTCCTCAAAGAGCTCATTCTTTAGCCTCTGCCACAGTGTCAAGCTCTTTCCCTAGAAAGTCTGTGCAGCTGGCCCTCTCACCTTGTGCTCCAACAGGATGCAGGTTAGCACCTGAAGACAAGCATCTACACCCAGAAGTTCCAAGGGAAGGTGCAGAGGGAAATCCACTAGGGTGAATCGAGAAGGGTCTGGAAGAGCAAAGGTCAAAGCTGGCTGGAGCTCCTGGGGTAGGACTTCAATGTCTACTCGCTTCTGCCCAGAGACAGGTACTGGGGAGCGCAGCAATCGATAAATCCAGGCCTCGATCTCTCGAAGGTCATGCAGAAGGGCACTTGACTTCTCTTCCACTAGCAGTGATCCAGTAAAGATACGCCACATGGTGTCCCTAAGGAGCACACAGCAGCTGTCAGACATAAGCATTAAGAGCTGATACCTCATTGCAACCCAATATAACTATGGAGGGTATAATGACAACTGGAAAAGGACTATCATTAGGAAATCCCACTCTTTGAGCTCCATTGGGACCAGAAGCTATTTATATAAGGGCAAGAACAACTGTAAAATGCATAGGTAGTAGGACTTAATGACATGCCCACCATAAAACATCAAACTCCTCGGTATTATTCCAAGCCCAATTATGATAGGAGGTTCAGCTCGGCAGCTGTCTTCTGCTTAGTTAAGGGTAATGTGTTTAAATAGGTTTAAAGCGCCTGCATAGGAAATTTCCCACAGACCAATTATAACTAATCTCTAACCACTTCCCCCTCTTCTGAGCAAGAGCAGCAAACTGTACCTTTGTATACCTCGAGGGATGCCCAATTTCTTGCCCAGCAGCCGTTCACTACAGCAGTCCACCAGCCGTTTGAGGGTATACAGACACTCTCGGAAGGTGGAGAAGAAAGGGTAGTGGCTGAGCACACACAGGGATGTCAGAGTACTGTTGCGGGACCTGCTGCCTGCCTTGGCCCGGCGTTTGCCCCGAGGAGACAGGTTCACATCGGGGGTGGAGTCAGCACTAGGAGGCTGCAGGGATGAGCCACTCTCTGAGCTTTCTGTGCCAACCTCTTCTGAAGCACAGGTGGCACCAGTCCCTTCCTTCCCACGGGACCCTGCCCCGCCTTCCCCCTTTTCCTTAGGCATTCGCTTTTGGAAGGAGCGGTAGAAATTAACACAGATGCCATAACGTGTGACACCAGTGTCCTTGTCAGTGAGGGTGAAGACAAAGGAGGTATCATCCCGAAGGCTCATGCGCCGCTGCCGCACACTCAGACAGCCCTCTGGCTGGCAGAAGAACACTACATCTGGAGGCAGGGGAAACTCAGGGTGGTCCTCTAGCGGGTATCGCCGTAGCAATTCAGGAGTCTGGGCCACACTGTCACTGCTCGGGTGCCTGAAGAATATAAAGACAAACTCAGCAGCCTGAAGAGATAGAACATGCTATCAAATTTTAACCACAGTCAACAAATAAAGCTCAGAATGTCCTTGTGGATAAAGTAACCCAACTGTAGGACCTTGGAAAACATTTAGTGGGCAGGCTGAATGCAGTCTGCACTGTCATGAAGACACACAcctatcctgaaaaaaaaagtttcaacaaTAAAATGATCACTAACACCTTATGACAACACCTTTCAAAGAGTATTAGCTAATGAATTACCAAAAGAGTATATGTAGGTAGATTAGGA
This portion of the Ictidomys tridecemlineatus isolate mIctTri1 chromosome 4, mIctTri1.hap1, whole genome shotgun sequence genome encodes:
- the Madd gene encoding MAP kinase-activating death domain protein isoform X25, with the protein product MVQKKKFCPRLLDYLVIVGARHPSSDSVAQTPELLRRYPLEDHPEFPLPPDVVFFCQPEGCLSVRQRRMSLRDDTSFVFTLTDKDTGVTRYGICVNFYRSFQKRMPKEKGEGGAGSRGKEGTGATCASEEVGTESSESGSSLQPPSADSTPDVNLSPRGKRRAKAGSRSRNSTLTSLCVLSHYPFFSTFRECLYTLKRLVDCCSERLLGKKLGIPRGIQRDTMWRIFTGSLLVEEKSSALLHDLREIEAWIYRLLRSPVPVSGQKRVDIEVLPQELQPALTFALPDPSRFTLVDFPLHLPLELLGVDACLQVLTCILLEHKVVLQSRDYNALSMSVMAFVAMIYPLEYMFPVIPLLPTCMASAEQLLLAPTPYIIGVPASFFLYKLDFKMPDDVWLVDLDSNRVITPTNAELLPILPEPESLELKKHLKQALASMSLNTQPILNLEKFHEGQEIPLLLGRPSNDLQSTPSTEFNPLIYGNDVDSVDVATRVAMVRFFNSANMLQGFQMHTRTLRLFPRPVVAFQAGSFLASRPRQTPFAEKLARTQAVEYFGEWILNPTNYAFQRIHNNMFDPALIGDKPKWYAHQLQPIHYRVYDSNSQLAEALTVPPERDSDSDPTDDSGSDSMDYDDSSSSYSSLGDFVSEMMKCDINGDTPNVDPLTHAALGDASEVEIDDLQNQKESEEPGPDSENSQENPPERSSSSTTACSSPSTVVHGASSEPAESTEMDDKAAVGVSKPLPTVPPSIGKSNTDRRQTEIGEGSVRRRTYDNPYFEPQYGFPPEEDDDEQGESYTPRFSQHVNGNRAQKLLRPNSLKLASDSEAESDSRASSPNSTISNNSTEGFGGIMSFASSLYRNHSTSFSLSNLTLPTKGAREKTTPFPSLKGNRRALVDQKSSVIKHSPTVKREPPSPQGRSSNSSENQQFLKEVVHSVLDGQGVGWLNMKKVRRLLESEQLRVFVLSKLNRTVQSEDDARQDIIPDVEISRKVYKGMLDLLKCTVLSLEQSYAHAGLGGMASIFGLLEIAQTHYYSKEPDKRKRSPTESVNTPVGKDPGLAGRGDPKAMAQLRVPQLGPRVPSATGKGPKEVDTRSLKEENFVASIELWNKHQEVKKQKALEKQRPDVIKPTFDLGETEEKKSQISADSGVSLTSASQRTDQDSVIGVSPPVMIRSSSQDSEVSNSSGETLGADSDLSSNAGDGPGGEGSAHLASSRGTLSDSEIETNSATSAIFGKAHSLKPKEKLAGSPVRSSEDVSQRVYLYEGLLGRDKGSMWDQLEDAAMETFSMSKERSTLWDQMQFWEDAFLDAVMLEREGMGMDQGPQEMIDRYLSLGEHDRKRLEDDEDRLLATLLHNLISYMLLMKVNKNDIRKKVRRLMGKSHIGLVYSQQINEVLDQLANLNGRDLSIRSSGSRHMKKQTFVVHAGTDTNGDIFFMEVCDDCVVLRSNIGTVYERWWYEKLINMTYCPKTKVLCLWRRNGSETQLNKFYTKKCRELYYCVKDSMERAAARQQSIKPGPELGGEFPVQDMKTGEGGLLQVTLEGINLKFMHNQFLKLKKW
- the Madd gene encoding MAP kinase-activating death domain protein isoform X3, whose translation is MVQKKKFCPRLLDYLVIVGARHPSSDSVAQTPELLRRYPLEDHPEFPLPPDVVFFCQPEGCLSVRQRRMSLRDDTSFVFTLTDKDTGVTRYGICVNFYRSFQKRMPKEKGEGGAGSRGKEGTGATCASEEVGTESSESGSSLQPPSADSTPDVNLSPRGKRRAKAGSRSRNSTLTSLCVLSHYPFFSTFRECLYTLKRLVDCCSERLLGKKLGIPRGIQRDTMWRIFTGSLLVEEKSSALLHDLREIEAWIYRLLRSPVPVSGQKRVDIEVLPQELQPALTFALPDPSRFTLVDFPLHLPLELLGVDACLQVLTCILLEHKVVLQSRDYNALSMSVMAFVAMIYPLEYMFPVIPLLPTCMASAEQLLLAPTPYIIGVPASFFLYKLDFKMPDDVWLVDLDSNRVITPTNAELLPILPEPESLELKKHLKQALASMSLNTQPILNLEKFHEGQEIPLLLGRPSNDLQSTPSTEFNPLIYGNDVDSVDVATRVAMVRFFNSANMLQGFQMHTRTLRLFPRPVVAFQAGSFLASRPRQTPFAEKLARTQAVEYFGEWILNPTNYAFQRIHNNMFDPALIGDKPKWYAHQLQPIHYRVYDSNSQLAEALTVPPERDSDSDPTDDSGSDSMDYDDSSSSYSSLGDFVSEMMKCDINGDTPNVDPLTHAALGDASEVEIDDLQNQKESEEPGPDSENSQENPPERSSSSTTACSSPSTVVHGASSEPAESTEMDDKAAVGVSKPLPTVPPSIGKSNTDRRQTEIGEGSVRRRTYDNPYFEPQYGFPPEEDDDEQGESYTPRFSQHVNGNRAQKLLRPNSLKLASDSEAESDSRASSPNSTISNNSTEGFGGIMSFASSLYRNHSTSFSLSNLTLPTKGAREKTTPFPSLKVFGLNTLMEIVTEAGPGSGEGNRRALVDQKSSVIKHSPTVKREPPSPQGRSSNSSENQQFLKEVVHSVLDGQGVGWLNMKKVRRLLESEQLRVFVLSKLNRTVQSEDDARQDIIPDVEISRKVYKGMLDLLKCTVLSLEQSYAHAGLGGMASIFGLLEIAQTHYYSKEPDKRKRSPTESVNTPVGKDPGLAGRGDPKAMAQLRVPQLGPRVPSATGKGPKEVDTRSLKEENFVASIELWNKHQEVKKQKALEKQRPDVIKPTFDLGETEEKKSQISADSGVSLTSASQRTDQDSVIGVSPPVMIRSSSQDSEVSNSSGETLGADSDLSSNAGDGPGGEGSAHLASSRGTLSDSEIETNSATSAIFGKAHSLKPKEKLAGSPVRSSEDVSQRVYLYEGLLGRDKGSMWDQLEDAAMETFSMSKERSTLWDQMQFWEDAFLDAVMLEREGMGMDQGPQEMIDRYLSLGEHDRKRLEDDEDRLLATLLHNLISYMLLMKVNKNDIRKKVRRLMGKSHIGLVYSQQINEVLDQLANLNGRDLSIRSSGSRHMKKQTFVVHAGTDTNGDIFFMEVCDDCVVLRSNIGTVYERWWYEKLINMTYCPKTKVLCLWRRNGSETQLNKFYTKKCRELYYCVKDSMERAAARQQSIKPGPELGGEFPVQDMKTGEGGLLQVTLEGINLKFMHNQVFIELNHIKKCNTVRGVFVLEEFVPEIKEVVSHKYKTPMAHEICYSVLCLFSYVAAVRSSEEDLRTPPRPVSS
- the Madd gene encoding MAP kinase-activating death domain protein isoform X16 translates to MVQKKKFCPRLLDYLVIVGARHPSSDSVAQTPELLRRYPLEDHPEFPLPPDVVFFCQPEGCLSVRQRRMSLRDDTSFVFTLTDKDTGVTRYGICVNFYRSFQKRMPKEKGEGGAGSRGKEGTGATCASEEVGTESSESGSSLQPPSADSTPDVNLSPRGKRRAKAGSRSRNSTLTSLCVLSHYPFFSTFRECLYTLKRLVDCCSERLLGKKLGIPRGIQRDTMWRIFTGSLLVEEKSSALLHDLREIEAWIYRLLRSPVPVSGQKRVDIEVLPQELQPALTFALPDPSRFTLVDFPLHLPLELLGVDACLQVLTCILLEHKVVLQSRDYNALSMSVMAFVAMIYPLEYMFPVIPLLPTCMASAEQLLLAPTPYIIGVPASFFLYKLDFKMPDDVWLVDLDSNRVITPTNAELLPILPEPESLELKKHLKQALASMSLNTQPILNLEKFHEGQEIPLLLGRPSNDLQSTPSTEFNPLIYGNDVDSVDVATRVAMVRFFNSANMLQGFQMHTRTLRLFPRPVVAFQAGSFLASRPRQTPFAEKLARTQAVEYFGEWILNPTNYAFQRIHNNMFDPALIGDKPKWYAHQLQPIHYRVYDSNSQLAEALTVPPERDSDSDPTDDSGSDSMDYDDSSSSYSSLGDFVSEMMKCDINGDTPNVDPLTHAALGDASEVEIDDLQNQKESEEPGPDSENSQENPPERSSSSTTACSSPSTVVHGASSEPAESTEMDDKAAVGVSKPLPTVPPSIGKSNTDRRQTEIGEGSVRRRTYDNPYFEPQYGFPPEEDDDEQGESYTPRFSQHVNGNRAQKLLRPNSLKLASDSEAESDSRASSPNSTISNNSTEGFGGIMSFASSLYRNHSTSFSLSNLTLPTKGAREKTTPFPSLKVFGLNTLMEIVTEAGPGSGEGNRRALVDQKSSVIKHSPTVKREPPSPQGRSSNSSENQQFLKEVVHSVLDGQGVGWLNMKKVRRLLESEQLRVFVLSKLNRTVQSEDDARQDIIPDVEISRKVYKGMLDLLKCTVLSLEQSYAHAGLGGMASIFGLLEIAQTHYYSKEPDKRKRSPTESVNTPVGKDPGLAGRGDPKAMAQLRVPQLGPRVPSATGKGPKEVDTRSLKEENFVASIELWNKHQEVKKQKALEKQRPDVIKPTFDLGETEEKKSQISADSGVSLTSASQRTDQDSVIGVSPPVMIRSSSQDSEVSTVSNSSGETLGADSDLSSNAGDGPGGEGSAHLASSRGTLSDSEIETNSATSAIFGKAHSLKPKEKLAGSPVRSSEDVSQRVYLYEGLLGRDKGSMWDQLEDAAMETFSMSKERSTLWDQMQFWEDAFLDAVMLEREGMGMDQGPQEMIDRYLSLGEHDRKRLEDDEDRLLATLLHNLISYMLLMKVNKNDIRKKVRRLMGKSHIGLVYSQQINEVLDQLANLNGRDLSIRSSGSRHMKKQTFVVHAGTDTNGDIFFMEVCDDCVVLRSNIGTVYERWWYEKLINMTYCPKTKVLCLWRRNGSETQLNKFYTKKCRELYYCVKDSMERAAARQQSIKPGPELGGEFPVQDMKTGEGGLLQVTLEGINLKFMHNQFLKLKKW